In Zingiber officinale cultivar Zhangliang chromosome 6A, Zo_v1.1, whole genome shotgun sequence, a single genomic region encodes these proteins:
- the LOC121996036 gene encoding uncharacterized protein LOC121996036 — protein sequence MVGRPTIKPRPCQNLLETTKLAAARSNGIYVIRRQMAAERGAGDGGGASTALLRGDFACLWEKQGEYVDRRRAFLRSYPLCREQPRRRVRRLVWARLRDARRLPLLFWAKLRAAFAGQLLQHPGARTGGPAARSWPN from the exons ATGGTCGGGCGGCCTACTATTAAACCCCGGCCATGCCAGAATCTACTTGAGACGACGAAGCTAGCGGCGGCAAGATCCAACGGAATCTACGTAATTCGAAGGCAGATGGCGGCGGAGAGAGGAGCAGGGGATGGCGGAGGCGCGTCGACGGCGCTGTTGCGGGGCGACTTTGCGTGCCTGTGGGAGAAGCAGGGGGAGTATGTGGATCGTCGCCGGGCCTTCCTCCGGAGCTACCCCTTGTGCCGCGAGCAGCCCCGCCGCCGCGTCCGCCGCCTCGTCTGGGCCCGCCTCCGCGACGCCCGCAGGCTGCCGCTCCTCTTCTGGGCTAAGCTCCGGGCAGCCTTCGCCGGCCAGCTTCTTCAGCACCCCGGCGCACGCACCGGAGGCCCCGCCGCCAGGAGCTGGCCAAATTG A
- the LOC121996035 gene encoding transcription factor MYB61-like, which translates to MGRHSCCYKQKLRKGLWSPEEDEKLVEHIAKYGHGSWTSVPKLAGLQRCGKSCRLRWINYLRPDLKRGTFSQQEEDLIVQLHEVMGNKWSQIAARLPGRTDNEIKNYWNSCIKKKLVQSGINPSTHAVEAMCSDSSAPNSMNHFPGNSEPLPPPVISPISNTIPSTNFPGSQFELPSSGVLFDSGILQWLDMLPNKGVPVHLSAETEDLKWSEYLNGTALSIKDWESQAHGLHGSSSKEESQAFSESGFSYWHEIQPPPPPPQL; encoded by the exons ATGGGGAGGCACTCCTGCTGCTACAAGCAGAAGCTGAGGAAGGGGTTGTGGTCTCCTGAGGAGGACGAGAAGCTCGTGGAGCACATCGCCAAGTATGGCCATGGGAGCTGGACCTCTGTCCCCAAATTGGCAG GTCTCCAGAGGTGTGGGAAGAGCTGCAGATTGAGGTGGATTAACTATCTGAGGCCTGATCTGAAGAGGGGCACGTTCTCTCAGCAAGAGGAGGACCTCATCGTCCAGCTCCATGAGGTCATGGGCAACAA GTGGTCTCAAATTGCAGCCCGGCTACCAGGGAGGacggacaacgagatcaagaACTACTGGAACTCGTGCATCAAGAAGAAGCTGGTGCAGAGTGGCATCAACCCCAGCACGCACGCAGTCGAGGCCATGTGCAGTGACTCCTCCGCCCCCAACTCTATGAATCACTTCCCCGGGAACTCTGAACCGCTCCCTCCGCCTGTCATTTCTCCGATCTCGAACACGATCCCCTCGACCAACTTCCCCGGCAGCCAGTTTGAGCTCCCAAGCTCTGGCGTTCTCTTTGACAGTGGCATCCTCCAATGGCTGGATATGCTGCCAAACAAAGGTGTTCCAGTCCACTTGAGTGCTGAGACAGAGGACTTGAAATGGTCGGAGTATCTCAATGGTACCGCTCTGTCCATAAAAGACTGGGAGAGCCAAGCCCATGGCTTGCATGGGTCATCGAGCAAAGAAGAAAGCCAAGCATTCTCAGAGAGTGGTTTCAGTTATTGGCACGAGATCCAacctcctcctccacctcctcaGCTTTAA